The Paraburkholderia acidisoli genome contains a region encoding:
- the nuoG gene encoding NADH-quinone oxidoreductase subunit NuoG, with amino-acid sequence MVELEIDGKKVQVPEGSMVIQAAQRVDTYIPHFCYHKKLSIAANCRMCLVDVEKMPKAVPACATPVSQGMVVRTMSDKAVQGQQAVMEFLLINHPLDCPICDQGGECQLQDLAVGYGKSASRYSEEKRVVFHKNVGPLISMEEMSRCIHCTRCVRFGDEIAGVMELGMLGRGEHSEITSFVGKTVDSELSGNMIDLCPVGALTSKPFRFSARTWELSRRKSVSPHDATGANLVVQVKNNRVMRVLPFENESINECWISDKDRFSYEGLNSEDRLTRPMIKQGGEWVETDWQTALEYVIKGIKGIADEHGEDQIALLASPHSTTEELFLAKQFADAIGTPNVDFRLRQSDFSAPLAGAPWLGTPIAELSYADSAFVIGSFLRRDHALFAARLRQAAKGGAQVTLLQATADGSLIPNAQRIVAAPSAWLDELAAIAAAVAEAKGVAVPEGFAGAQATEAAKALATSLSNGERRYVLLGNAAVQHPEFSRLHAAAQFIADTTGATLGFLTEAANTVGAHLAGALPGFAGRDGLNAREAFEQPRKGYLLLNMEPEYDTANPAAARAALAQAEMVAVFSPYKTGLDYADVLLPIAPYTETSGTFVNAEGTPQTFNGVVRPLGDTRPGWKVLRVLGTLLGAKGFEYDTAEEVRRKALGDGEIESRLSNRASATVARGSLAKAAEGRFERIADVPIYHADPIVRRGEALQLTTAARVANAVGLPAALFEQLGLKEGEAVRVRQGELAVTLPATRDANLAPNVVRVSAATPAGAQLGSLFGELLVEKA; translated from the coding sequence ATGGTTGAACTTGAAATAGACGGCAAGAAGGTGCAGGTGCCCGAGGGCAGCATGGTGATCCAGGCTGCGCAGCGGGTGGACACGTACATCCCGCACTTCTGCTATCACAAGAAGCTGTCCATCGCGGCCAACTGCCGGATGTGTCTCGTCGATGTCGAGAAGATGCCGAAGGCCGTGCCCGCGTGCGCGACGCCGGTCTCGCAAGGCATGGTCGTGCGCACGATGTCCGACAAGGCGGTGCAGGGCCAGCAAGCCGTGATGGAATTCCTGCTGATCAACCACCCGCTCGATTGCCCGATCTGCGACCAGGGCGGCGAATGCCAGCTCCAGGATCTGGCCGTCGGTTACGGCAAGTCGGCGTCGCGCTACAGCGAAGAAAAGCGCGTGGTGTTCCACAAGAACGTCGGTCCGCTCATCTCCATGGAAGAGATGTCGCGCTGCATCCACTGCACGCGCTGCGTGCGCTTCGGCGACGAAATCGCCGGCGTGATGGAGCTGGGCATGCTCGGCCGCGGCGAGCACTCGGAAATCACCTCGTTCGTTGGCAAGACCGTCGACTCGGAACTCTCGGGCAACATGATCGACCTGTGCCCGGTCGGTGCGCTCACGAGCAAGCCGTTCCGCTTCTCGGCGCGTACGTGGGAACTGTCGCGCCGCAAGTCGGTGAGCCCGCACGACGCCACGGGTGCGAACCTCGTCGTGCAGGTCAAGAACAATCGCGTCATGCGCGTGCTGCCGTTCGAGAACGAATCCATTAACGAATGCTGGATCTCGGACAAGGACCGCTTCTCGTACGAAGGTCTGAACAGCGAAGACCGCCTCACGCGCCCGATGATCAAGCAGGGCGGCGAGTGGGTCGAGACCGACTGGCAGACCGCGCTCGAATACGTCATCAAGGGCATCAAGGGCATCGCCGACGAACACGGCGAAGACCAGATCGCGCTGCTCGCGAGCCCGCACAGCACGACCGAAGAACTCTTTCTCGCGAAGCAGTTCGCGGATGCGATCGGCACGCCGAACGTCGACTTCCGTCTGCGCCAGAGCGACTTCTCGGCGCCGCTCGCGGGCGCGCCGTGGCTCGGCACGCCGATCGCCGAACTCTCGTATGCCGACTCGGCGTTCGTGATCGGCTCGTTCCTGCGCCGTGACCACGCGCTGTTCGCCGCGCGTCTGCGTCAAGCCGCGAAGGGCGGCGCGCAGGTCACGCTGCTGCAAGCCACCGCCGACGGCTCGCTGATCCCGAACGCGCAACGTATCGTCGCGGCGCCTTCGGCATGGCTCGACGAACTCGCCGCGATCGCGGCCGCCGTAGCGGAAGCGAAGGGCGTCGCGGTGCCGGAAGGCTTCGCGGGCGCGCAGGCCACGGAAGCCGCGAAGGCGTTGGCCACCTCGCTCTCGAACGGCGAGCGCCGCTACGTGCTGCTCGGCAACGCCGCCGTCCAGCATCCGGAATTCTCGCGTCTGCATGCCGCCGCGCAGTTCATCGCCGACACCACGGGCGCCACGCTCGGCTTCCTCACGGAAGCGGCCAACACGGTGGGCGCGCACCTCGCTGGCGCGCTGCCGGGCTTCGCGGGCCGCGACGGCCTGAACGCTCGCGAAGCGTTCGAGCAGCCGCGCAAGGGTTATCTGCTGCTGAACATGGAGCCGGAATACGACACGGCCAATCCGGCCGCCGCGCGCGCCGCGCTCGCGCAGGCTGAAATGGTCGCCGTGTTCTCGCCGTACAAGACGGGTCTCGACTACGCCGACGTGCTGCTGCCGATCGCGCCGTACACGGAAACCTCGGGCACCTTCGTCAACGCCGAAGGCACGCCGCAAACCTTCAACGGCGTCGTGCGTCCGCTCGGCGACACGCGTCCGGGCTGGAAGGTCCTGCGCGTGCTGGGCACGCTGCTCGGCGCGAAGGGCTTCGAGTACGACACGGCCGAAGAAGTGCGCCGCAAGGCGCTCGGCGACGGCGAGATCGAAAGCCGTCTGTCGAACCGGGCAAGCGCCACGGTCGCGCGCGGCAGTCTCGCGAAGGCCGCCGAAGGCCGCTTCGAGCGTATCGCCGACGTGCCCATCTATCATGCCGACCCCATCGTGCGTCGCGGCGAAGCGCTGCAACTGACCACGGCCGCACGCGTGGCGAACGCGGTCGGCCTGCCCGCCGCGCTGTTCGAGCAACTGGGTCTGAAGGAAGGCGAAGCCGTGCGCGTGCGCCAGGGCGAGCTTGCGGTAACGTTGCCGGCCACGCGCGATGCGAATCTTGCGCCGAATGTGGTGCGCGTCTCGGCGGCAACGCCGGCCGGTGCGCAACTCGGCAGCCTGTTCGGTGAACTGCTGGTGGAGAAGGCGTAA
- the nuoH gene encoding NADH-quinone oxidoreductase subunit NuoH, with translation MSLFDTINAGGSQLLGVAWPTVWALVRILVVAVVILLCVAYLILWERKLIGWMHVRLGPNRVGPGGLLQPIADVLKLLLKEVIQPAQASRWIYMIAPIMVVVPAFAVWAVIPFQAGAVLGNINAGLLYVMAISSIGVYGVILAGWASNSKYAFLGAMRAAAQMVSYEISMGFALVVVLMVSGSLNLSDIVESQMRGMFASHGVTFLSWNWLPLLPIFVVYFISGLAETNRHPFDVVEGESEIVAGHMIDYSGMGFALFFLAEYINMIVISALTAVLFLGGWSAPFSFLDFIPGIFWLVLKVFFFLSVFIWARATFPRYRYDQIMRLGWKVFIPVCVVWLVVVGFWYMSPLSIWK, from the coding sequence ATGAGCTTGTTCGATACGATCAATGCAGGCGGCAGCCAGCTGCTCGGCGTGGCGTGGCCCACGGTGTGGGCGTTGGTGCGCATTCTCGTCGTGGCGGTGGTGATCCTGTTGTGCGTGGCGTACCTGATCCTCTGGGAGCGCAAGCTGATCGGCTGGATGCACGTGCGTCTCGGGCCGAACCGCGTCGGTCCCGGCGGCCTGTTGCAGCCGATCGCCGACGTGCTGAAGCTGCTGCTCAAGGAAGTCATTCAGCCCGCGCAGGCGAGCCGCTGGATCTACATGATCGCGCCGATCATGGTGGTGGTGCCGGCCTTCGCGGTCTGGGCCGTGATCCCGTTCCAGGCGGGCGCGGTGCTCGGCAACATCAACGCGGGTCTGCTCTACGTGATGGCGATTTCGTCGATCGGCGTGTACGGCGTGATTCTCGCGGGCTGGGCGTCGAACTCGAAGTACGCGTTCCTCGGCGCGATGCGCGCCGCGGCCCAGATGGTCTCGTACGAAATCTCCATGGGTTTCGCGCTCGTGGTCGTGCTGATGGTGTCGGGCAGCCTGAATCTTTCGGACATCGTCGAAAGCCAGATGCGCGGCATGTTCGCGAGCCACGGCGTCACCTTCCTCTCGTGGAACTGGCTGCCGCTCCTGCCGATCTTTGTCGTCTACTTCATCTCGGGTCTCGCGGAAACGAACCGCCACCCGTTCGACGTGGTGGAAGGGGAGTCGGAAATCGTTGCGGGTCACATGATCGATTACTCGGGGATGGGTTTCGCGCTGTTCTTCCTCGCCGAGTACATCAACATGATCGTGATCTCGGCGCTGACCGCGGTGCTGTTCCTCGGCGGCTGGAGCGCGCCGTTCAGCTTCCTCGATTTCATTCCGGGCATTTTCTGGCTGGTGCTGAAGGTCTTCTTCTTCCTGTCGGTCTTCATCTGGGCCCGCGCGACGTTTCCGCGCTACCGCTACGACCAGATCATGCGTCTGGGCTGGAAGGTGTTCATTCCGGTTTGCGTGGTGTGGCTCGTCGTGGTGGGCTTCTGGTATATGTCGCCGTTGAGCATCTGGAAATAA